In the Hevea brasiliensis isolate MT/VB/25A 57/8 chromosome 8, ASM3005281v1, whole genome shotgun sequence genome, gcaatgcatgtatgctgtcttcattctacttaacttaaagccctttgactttagagtacttatccaaagctctagctttctattgactctttcTCGCATCTAatttatcagaactatatcattcgCAAATATTAtgtaccaagggatactctcttgaatatgtttcgtcaattcatctagaactaatgtaaaaGGTAAGGGCTCACAACTGaatcttggtgtaatccaactgagataggaaaatctcttgtgtcccctcccattgtgtgcacaatagtagttgctctttaatacatatctttcaacacttgtatgtacctaatagacacCTTATTTTGTTCTAAAACTctacataagacatctcttggaacattatcataagccttctccaaattgataaaaatcatatgtagatctttctttaCATCTCTTTATTTCTCTGTCAAGCTtttaatgagaaagatcactttcatagttgaacgatcaggcatgaagccaaattgattggtggGAGATAGAAGTGTTATGACATAGTCGATGTTTCACGACTCTCtcctacaacttcatagtatggctcatgagtttaattctcctatagtttgagcagcCCTGTATGactttcttatttttaaaaataggtactaaaatactcctcttacattcatcaggcattttctttgagtttagaattttattaaacaatttagttaaccatgctacTTTCACATCTcctaaacacttccacacttcaattggtattccatctgttccacaggctttacctactttcattctcttgagTGCTTCCTTTGCTTATAAAGATTTAATTcttctagtgtaattcacattttttttctattattctgcagtctatattcacgctattatcactttgattattattaaagaggtcatcaaaataatttctctatctttctttaatgtcctcatctttcaccaacacttttccttctttatccttaatgaacctaacttgattgagatcttgacatttcttttctctttccttgCTAATCTAAAAATATCTTTCTTCCCTTTTTTagctccaagtttctcatataacttttcaaagatctgcgctcttacttgactaactgccttttttgcttctttctttgctatcttgtattgttcataagcctcattattatcacacttaggtaatttcttataccattccctctttctcttcactgccttttgtacttcctcattgcACCACTATCTCTCTTTttagggtggtccatgtcctctagactctcttAGTACTTTTcaagctacttctctaatctttgattccatctgtatccacatactaTTGGCCTCCACAtctagcttccatgcttcggattCGAAAagctcatttttcaaattcacttgcttactcctttgaactcctaccactttgttcgagccacaatatttcttctagccttacttgaattgttcctaaacttgacatccaagaccactaaccgatgttgacttgttaaagtctTTCTCGGAATAACCTTGCAATCCTtgtatagagctctatttgtcttcctggttaagagaaagtcaatttggtttctatgttgtccacttttgaaagtcactaaatgcgaCTCATGTTCTATGAAGTAGgtgtttgctagtattaggttgtatgccatggcaaaatccaggatgcttttcccCTCCTCATTTCGGCTATAAAAACCAAAACCTACATGAACATTcttataaccttgcctatcacttcttaCATGTTCATTCAAATCTCTACCGATGAGAACATTTTCTGCATCagatcatccatatcttttcaaaacctttgtttactctcactatctagtcttatttgtggggcataagcactaattacatttattgtttcttcttctagtactagctttactagtataattctatctcctactattttcacagctattacagcatctttcaGTGTCTTGTCTTTGATCATGCCCGCTTCGTTCTTGTTCCTCTCATTTCTGGTAAACCATAGTGTGTAtcttgaattacccacttccttgcttttctcttctacccatttagtctcctgaatgcaagtaatattcacccttctccttttcaaggtatccacaagctccattaattttcctgtaagtgatccaacaatcTAAGTATCAACCCTaaggtgtgatgaaatttttacaCTGATTGTCACCTACCACAACCCTTTTCCTTTATTTGGGATTGGGACCGGTTAAGTATAAACTAATTAGGCGGAGTTTTGCTATGCTTTCTTAttcctcaactcaactcaactaagtttttatccaAAAATTTGGAGTCAGCTATATGAatttgctttctccactctaaatgattttgggttaaatcctcagaaatgtgtaatgcttctaagtcatgttgtactactctcctctaatttaatttaggtctacccatttttttctttctatcctctaaattattgtgctctacttgtctagctagagcctctgtatgtctaagcttcacatgaccaaaccacctcaatctcccttctctcaacttatcttcaattggcatcactcctaccttttctctaatagtctcattacggactttatctagtctagtatggccactaatCCACTTTAACATTTtcatctctgtaactcttatcttagaaacatacgactctttcagtgcccaacactcactaccatataacatagccggtcgtttgactgtacggtaaaattttcctttcaacttattggaaatcttacgatcacataaaactcctgtggcacgtTTCTACTTTaaccattcggctttaatcctgtgactaacatcctcctcacatcccccatctacttgaaggactgagccaagatatttaaagtgattactttgggacagtaccactccattcaaactaactccttccctatcaccagtttggcattcactgaacttgcaatgcatgtattctattttcgttctacttaacttaaaaccctttgactctagagtacttctccaaagctttagctttctattgactatttctcgtgtctcatctatcagaacaatatcatccgcaaacatcatgcaccaaggaatactctcttgtatatgtttcgtcaattcatctaaaactaatgtaaaaaggtaagggcttatggctgatccttggtgtaatccaattgagatcggaaaatctgtTGTGTcctctcccactgtgcgcacaatagtagttgctcctttatacatatctttcaacacttgtatgtacctaatagataccctcttttgttctaacacattccataagacatctcttggaacactatcataagccttctccaaatcaataaaaacaatgtgtagatcttttttcacatctctatatttctctatcaagcttctaataagaaagattgcttccatagttgaacgaccaggcatgaaaccaaattgattgagagagatataagtattatgacgtagtcgatgctccacaactctctctcacaacttcgtagtatggctcatgagtttaattcccctatagtttgagcaactctgtatgtctcccttatttttaaaaataggtactaaaatactcctcctccattcaccaggcattttctttgatgcTTTCTTATTCCTATTAAATGAAAAATCTGTACTGGCGGGATATCATGTCAAGAATAAAGATCAAATGGTTTTAGCATGTGAAATTCCTTTAAAATTGCTAATTTTGGGTATTCATCTTTAAACAATGTGTGATCTTTTGGAGTATATATGTGTTGtaattttttaatgttaattatctctctctctctctctctcatttttttttggGCAAAAGGGCCTTTAACAACTTGAAAACATTTCTTTGCTAACCCCATTTGGCAGGATCAAATTTCCAGACTGAACCAAGATTTGGATGTAACAAAGGAGACGCTTAATGTTTACAAAAGTGAGAATTCTAAAACATCAACAAATACCACCCATGTGCTCAAGGtattttttaaatctttattgaaatctattaatttaatgttattattattattattattattgaattcgTTATTAATTCCACAATACTCCTTTATCTCTTTAGATTTTATGTTGTTGTGTTTAATTTAAAATCTTATATAAGCTTGACAACATGCAGGTGTATCGAACATGCTGCATctgattttattttgtcatgcaGTTATACTGTGTACCTATCACTGTGGAAAAACCAGCTACCTGTTATACCGCAAACAGGTAGCTGACTAGCATATATGCGATTCTTCACTTTTGCTGACTCTCATTAGCCTGCTATGTATTGCACCCATTTAATTTTGAGTGGAAATCGACAGAATGCTTGCAAGGGGTTCATCTTTATGATCTTTTTCACCACTCCAGTCTTGTATCTGAGAATAATCAGATCCTTGTGAATCAGAACTCCTTGTTTTTTAATCCTTTATAAGCTGGATGCTATATTATCACCACTCCGGGCTTGTATCTGATAATAATTAGATCCTTTAGATGACAAATTAGCATAGTTAATTAAAGGCTCAAGGTGCATTAAGGCGTTAAGGCTGGAGCTTAGGCGCAAAGCATAAGGCGCAAGCGCACGCTTGAGAGAGCTGAGGcacaaaagtaaaaagaaaaatttaaaaaattcataaaagtcAAGTAAATTTGAATATTCTATCAAACTTcaaataacatgaaattaaaaaataataataacttaaTAAGCATTTAAGTAATAATAATTTTGCaatccaaataaaataaaaataaactaaaattttaaactaaTATATTGAaacttgaataatattttaatgtcTTAAAACTAAAGTCAAGCAATCATAAACACCTTCATCCTCTCGATACTCATtttcaaaatcaatatcttcatAATCTTTTTTTAATCTAAGAATTAAAGGAGTATTAGTTTTCAAGTTAGTAGATGATGTTGGTATATATCTTGGAAAaggtgtagatgtagcatttttttttaaaaaaaaaaaaaagataataagaGAGTGGTAGTGTTGAAAATGGAAATATGGGAGGTTTGAGATCTTGGGTGTGTTGGTTTAATGAGATTTTGATAACTAGTTATCGCCAATGATACTAATTCCGAGAATTTAGTGCATCAATATAGGATTATGATAGATTGACAAATATCGAGGTTAAGTGGTAGTGCTTTTTTCCAATGGAAGTGCTCACCAAAGgtggaaatgaagaagacatgccTTTTCAGAGCCTTATGCCTAGAACAAAAGCACATGCCTAGGTGTATAGGGTGCAAGGGTTGCAGCGTTGTGAGCCCCAAGTCTGAGgcgcgcctttaataactatgcaaACTAGAACTCAATCTGGTTGTGCATTCCAATTCTGCTTGAAGTTTGTGTCCTAAATTGCTATGGGATTGGGATGCAATCTGGCTGATGAAGAGGGATGCAATATGGCTGAttatgaagaagaagaagcagcagCAGCTTCATGGACAACAAAAATGGTAAAGTGGgactctttgtttttcttttctatcTATAGAGGGGTTAGGTGGGACCTTGGGAGGGTACTATACAATAACGTCTCTTGACTAATTGACTGCTGGAAAGGTGAGAATTTTTAGGAAATACAAACATTATTAATtactaattatatttttaataataataataataataataataataataataataataataaaatgacacTTAAATTTGGAATAATGTGTTTGTGATGtaaaaatttatgattttttattgattattcatattaaatcaattttttttacacataaatataatTCAAGTACCGAGTAAATAAAATTTGCATACCCCGAAACAAATTTGTATACCAAGCCTACCACTAGTTACACTATGTTACGTTAAGTGGTGTACCGCGGACCACATACCCTTGCCAAGACTCGTGGGTACTACATTCTAGGCAACTATGATTGAGGTTATGAATATtgttatgataagttattgattaTGTTACCTTTTGACTTTGGAACTATGCTATGCTtgcatttattgtgaaattagttGTCTTGAATGTAAAAATAATCTAGTGGATTATGCTAAGAGCATGTGGAAGATGCCTTTGTAACCTCGATtatatgctctctctctctctctctctctctctctctctctcatcccaCAACCCCCCCCCTCCCCCAACCAAAGAAAAAACAGGTTTTTGCTTTATTGTTAAATTATCTAAGTGATTCAGGACCATCATAGATTTAGTTCTTGTGTCCATTAATATATGTGCCATGTGAAATAGTATTGTAGATTATTGTGGTGCTGATTATGGAAGATGGCCTTAATAGGCATTGGGGGTTTCAAAACTTTTGTTGGTATTATTTCTGATTTGAAGTGTGAAAGAAACATGCCTATGTTTTAGTACTCTTATTTGAGATGGCTATTTAATGATAAATAAATGATTGATGATTCGGAAATTTGTGCAGGGAAGTGGTGACCAATCACCCAAACGACTGCATAAATCTACAAGCCAAGTAAAAAACCATTATGTGGGAAACCAAACAGAGAATGGTGTTTTCTCAAAACAAGATGGAGTAGGTAATGGAATCACACATACTGATGAAGTTAATGCCATTTATAGTAACACGGAGCTCAAAAGCTCAAGTTCACAGGTGAAGCAAAAGGTAATGGCATGTTGTGTCCTGTGCTTTGCATCTGTCTTAGACAGTGATATTTCAATTTCCAAAATATATCCCTTTTTTTGGTTGTGTTAcatgcagagagagagagagagagagagagagagaataatgCATTTTTTCTCGAGTCTTTTGTTTTGGTGTTGTTACACAATGAATGAAATTGACAAAAACTATATGAATGCCTTCTAGGAACTTGCAGATTTGCTTGAGAAAAACAGGTCCCTGACAGCAATGCAAGCTACTTTTGAGTTGCAAATAAAACAGCTTAGATTGGAACTTGAAAAGGAACATGATAAATTGGCAAATGTATATATAGAATTACAAGGTACACTTctttattttgataaaaaaaattgtcattgtttacaatttttcttcttgaaTTTTTGTTTGGAGTCTGATGAATTACTTGCCAAAATTATCATCCCTTTTTCCTTTTGGTTTTGGCGATTTTATGATTTCAGAGGAACAAAAGTTGAACAAATCTTTTCAGGAGGAGCTCAGGATGCTAAAAGGGAATGAATCCAAGGTGAGTGGGGTTGGACTTAATTggctcctaattttttttttgatgaaTCTGTGGCACTAGTAAATTATCTTCCCAACTGCTGTTGTGTACTGACCATGTATCAAAGCATGAGCTTGTTATGTTGACCACTTTATGTGAGCTTCTGTTAGTAATTGATTCATATATGATGGTAGCAATATAGAATTTGACGCTATTCCCTTGCCAGGTGGTGCATTATCATGTTCATTGGTTTGAAATGGCCTAAGCAGTGTCAGTGGTTGTTGGTAACCAATGGTTTACTGGATTCTAAACTTTCAAGGAACCTGTtgattgctctctctctctcaccctctctctctctgtctcttccTTATTTTAATTGGAAAGATCTGGCTAATCATATGGCTATactttctataaaatatttatttttattttattttgtttttctgatTCATCTCAGGCTTCAGTTATTAGAGTACTTCTGAAAATTTAGGGAGTTATTGGAGTACTTCTGAAAATTTAGGGCGTTATTGGAAATTTATATGTTCCAGTATGAGTACACGTGTGATTgttgtatttttaattatttttttaatcaattctTATGATTTTAGAACTTTGTTTTCGTATATTTTGCTTTATGTTTTGGCAATAATGCTTCCATTGGAGCCTTTTTTTGGGTAAATCTTCTTTCTTATTTTCGGCATTTTTTATTGTCAGACTAATATGGAGATGAGTAAAATGCATAGTGAATTGAATGAAAAAATATCAGAGATAAGACGACTGCAAATGGAGTTAAGTAGGAAGGAAGATGAGGATTCTGATGATGCAGTGAAGGATTTGAGAAGGGTAATTGCAACATTAGAGAAGGAGAACACCAACCTTAAGGTTAATAATCCTCTATACTTTAAGAATATTTTATGCAAGATGTATTCCATGTAATGGTAGTAAAATAAGTCCTTGTTAACTTTGTTGTTTTGGGCTTTTTGAATGCTGTCATTCTGTAGATAGCCAAGAATGAACTCGAGGCTGCCATGGAAATGAGCAGAAAAGGTTCACCTCAAAAAACCTTCCCAGATGGGGTAATCTCTTTCTCCCTTGTTTTCATGTGTGTTCGAGTAAAATTTTGAGTACTGAAATTCTCAACCATATGTTTTTATCTgttgtttctttattttttatttatgtgAATTATTGTTtgatttttgtaaaatttattcCTCCAGAAGGTAGGTTCTTCTGGAAATTTTCTCAGTAGGGAAGAAATGGAGCTGTTATTGCAAAAACTGGAGAAAGATTTAAACGACATGCGCCGTGAAAGGGATAAAGCAGTGCAAGAATTGACTCGTCTTAAGCAGCATTTATTAGAAAAGGTTGTCATCTAATGAAATCTTATTTCCTTTTTAATCTTCTATGGCCTGTTTTCTTTTCTTTGGTGATTCTGTAATTTCAATTATTTTCTGGGATTTGCATATTCGTCAAAGATTCACCTACAATACTCTTATTGAAGTTAAGATATGCTGGATGAGTGATCTTTCTTGCTCATAATCTCTACTGTAAAATTAGCACTGCTTTAATGGCATGAATGATTAAAGGCATTTTTAAGGACCAAATATACTCGTCAACAAttgcatataaaaaaaaaaaaatgaaaggaaaGAACTAATAGATACAATCGCAGTTGTAGTTTCACTGTTTTGCTTGTACTTACGCTTTGTACTATGCCAGAATCTGAACAAGGAATTCAGTCATTGTGATAATTGTTTCTCGTCATTGTACTTTAGAGATACATTGATCTGTGTTTTCCTGTGAAATTCAATTTGCTCAAAAACTTTCATCTGATATTTCCATGCTAACTTTCTGTCACATACATGTGTTTTGCTGCATTTATACCATCTTTCTTCGTACACATTTATGCATAATGAATATGGATTGAATTGCTGGTAAAAACAGTTATCATCTTTATGTTGTCTTGATATTTGGATTATTGCATCTTAAGTTAAATTCTGCAGATGATACTCAAGATaaagattttattattattattattattattattattattattattattattatgcaaTGTTGTCTAGGAATCTGAAGAATCAGAGAAAATGGATGAGGACTTTAAGATCATTGAAGAACTTCGTGAGAATAATGAATATCAAAAGGCTCAAATATTACATTTGGAGAAAGCTCTGAAGCAGGCAATTGCCAAGCAGGAAGAAGTTGGGATGATTAACAACAATGAAATCCAAAAGTCCAAGGAAGTGATTGAAGATTTGAACAAGAAACTTTCAAACTGTATaagcacaattgattcacaaaatGTTGAGCTTCTAAATCTTCAAACTGCTCTTGGGCAATACTTTGCTGAAATTGAAGCTAAGGTAAAttttttggttaattttaggaTTTTTATTGAGTTGTCTTCCAATCttaattttctcttttatttttaatgcTAGTTGTATTGTTGCATACATAGGAACATTTGGAGCGAAATTTGGCTTTGGCAAGAGAAGAAACAGCTAAATTTTCTGAGCTTTTGAAAGTATGGCTTTCCTTTCTATTCTTAAATTAGGATTTGGTTGTCGACACTCAACTTCTGTTCTTTCATAAATTGCAAAACTGTTTCCTGTTTGAGCTGTAATTTTTCCATGATGTTTTGAATTATCTTTATCATTGTTTTACTTTTTGACGGAGCTGCGGAGATAACAGCAGAGAAATGGACTATAATATTATGGCCATTAATTTAAAACTTTGGGGTCTCTTCTTCTTCTatccttttttaaatatttttatcagATTTAATTGCCATTTGGTAATGGCcaaaaatagttaattttaatcTGCATTGATTCTTCTGATGATTGTGATTTAGTGAACATACAAAGTGCATTAATGCTAATTTGCAGATTCACAGGTATTTGTTGCCTAgcacttaaaaaaaataatataagccATGTTACTGTTACATGACTATATCTTTGGTTGTGTTCTAAAAATGTGTCAATGATTTGGTTTCAGTTATCATCATCCTGAATCTCAAATTTTGTCCATAAGACTTGGTTGATTTGATAAGAAAGTGTTAATATCCTGTTTGTCAAGGCACTTCAAATGCCCatcatttttatttgttttttatttttactttctgATCAGTTTTATATGGTGTTCTTTGAGACAATGTATTGCGCTCTCTTTCCTGACCCAGCAATTTTTTTCTTTGGTTCTAATTTTGCACatatgttttaatttattttaattggagAATAATAGGTCCTTGCTCTCTTCAGGATGCTGAACAAGGAACAGAAGCattaaagagagagaaagaagaaatTTTGGCCAAGCTTTCCCATACTGAAAGGACGCTTGCAGAAACAAAAAGCAGAGTAACCAAGCTTGAAGAAGACAGTGGAAAACTACGTCGTGCTCTTGAGCAGAGCATGACCAGGCTTAATAGAATGTCCATGGATTCTGATTACCTTGTTGACAGGTTAGCCTGTTTATTTCTTTGTCTTAATTTTCTGCTCCTATATTATTTGTTTCCATCTCAGTCTAATAATTCATATTTAAGTAGTTACATTTGCACAATGTTATCTTGTGCTAGCAAACACGGACTGCTTACGCAGTGTTGCATTggtggtgttttttttttttttttttttttttttttttttttttctgttatgTGATTGACTTTTGTTTACAGGCGCATTGTGATCAAATTATTAGTGACCTATTTCCAGAGGAACCACAGCAAAGAGGTATGTATAATATCTTGAGAGACAATAATTGGTTAGAATGCAAATgtattatttctttatttatttaagaTGTTTTTCGTAAAGAAGCTGGCTAATAATTGGATGATTCATATCCACAGATTGACAGGGTTATTGCTGTCTTCAGGTTAACTTATCTGTTCATTGATGATTTATCATATCTAGTCAGCCTTAGTATATTATCTTAAAAGAGGCAAAATTTCCCAACATGGTGCTTTATGTTGGGAATGCCCTTCATTAGTAAAAGTTCCAAGTTTTACAGACCTGATTCTGAAACCACTTTTCCCTTTtctcctcctctctctttctctctctctctttctttttttttggtCGTTGTTGTTGTTGGGATGTGGCTTATCTTGAATGGTGTGATGCAGGTTTTGGATCTCATGGTTCGAATGCTGGGATTCTCTGATGAAGATAAGCAGCGAATAGGTGTTGCTCAACAAGGTGGCAGAGGTGTTGTTCGGGGAGTTTTGGGACTACCTGGCCGCCTAGTTGGTGGAATCTTGGGAGGAAGTTCAGCTGATGCACGTGCTAATGCAGCATCTGAAAACCAGGTATCTTCTCTTATCCTTAATACTAGTGATTAATAACTGACCTGCAAACAAATAATTTGGTTAGGTCAAGGGCTTTTTATTTGTTCTGTTCTAGTTTTACTCAGTTTTGTTTGTGGTATCTTATTGCTCATTTTTCTCATTTATTGAGTGATCTTTTTTATTCAAGTTGATTTGAGCTCATTTATTATGCAATTGTGCTTTCGATTGGTTTTCTTAGCTATCATAAATTTGGTGCTTCAGATTTTCCAATCAGTGTGCTTTATGCTGTTTTCTGAATTTGAATCCTAGTTGAATAAATTGTTGTgagcttgatttatttatttatttattttgtactctcCAATAAGTATACTTAACAGTTCACAAAAAATGCTTGGGCTTGTTGCCTTGACAGTACACTGTCTGTTTTGCTCGCAACTCAGATTTTATGGAGCTATTCACCACATTGCCAAAGCTGTGCAATCTCTGTtaaacttctctctctctctctctctctctctctctctctctctctctctctttgaatTTTCTTTCTGGATCATTAAATATCTGCTAAATGATCAAAATAACCCAAATATGTTTGCaccttttcatttttttaaccaaatcttcaattttatcaatttgattCTCGAACTTTGACATTAATTTCAATAAGATTAATTTGATGACTAACCAAAATAAACCAAACTTTTGCTCACATCAATTTTTAACTTATCCTTTTACATTTATATCAATTTTGGCAATCACATTGAACTTGATGAATAAAATTCCTAagtgaaataaaatattattttaattaatttttatttttctttcccttCCTCATGTCTCTCTCTCTTTTACCTCTCTTAagttctctttctctctccttaCGGTGCTACTTCCTTTAGTACACAAATGTTAATATTTGAGGGACAAATAAAAAGAATTGTCAAAAATTGATAATGCATGCAAAGATTTggatattttttttcaatttgtcAATCTAATTCTTTCTAATTGGATTTATTGCTAAGATTCAAGCCAGTTGATTATGCAAGTAAGATTGGGATTTTTTAAGTCATTTAGCCCTAAATATCTTACTTTACCATTTTAGCACCTTACATGTTGCAGCCTTTGATATATCAACAGTATATACATGAATTTGCAATTAGGAAAGGATATGTGCatattatctaaaaaaaaaatccctttGATTGTGTGTCTGTGTGCCTACTTGTCTCAGTTTTCTGTTGTATGCTAAATGCCATCGTTGTAGATGAGTGCAATTTGGTATTAAGTTTGTTTGTCTGCAGTCTTTTGCAGATTCGTGGGTTGATTTTCTTCTCAAGGAAAGTGAAGACAGGGAGAAGAGGGAATCTGCTGAGGATACATCTAGACCTAACGAAGATTCACAAGGAGTCAGTCCTATGCCAGGAGTTGATTTACCACCACCAACAGCAGCTACTGTATCTGGTGTCTCGAGACCCAAATTTTCTCCGCACCAGAACTATAGTCCTCGCCCAATTCAAGGAAATTTACGGGCATTTGAACCTTCTGATTCTGAGTTCTCAACAGTTCCTTTAACATCCTCAGATAGCACTTCTCGGATTTCAAGATTACTGAAACAATGAGAATATGTTAAACCATGTAATTAGTTGAAGTATAAGATTTATTCCTTGATGTTGTAGTTTGCAGCCTTGTTCGTTCAATTCTTTCACATTAAAATTAAGAGATTGTCCCATAGTTGCTATTGCATATATATTAATGGATCAAATTCATATACTGATAAGGCATGAAAATCCTAGGGACATTTGGCATAGATTTCTTGTAAAACCTGTCTCATCAATGATTTCATGTTAAATGTGAGCACCTTTTATTCTCGTATTATGTGTTTTGTTGcttagtttttatttatttatttacaggtACACAAGCACAACAGCATTCGTGTAGGCAGCATGATGAGCTAATCTTATGGACTGTAGCAGTAAATTTAATGTTTATAAGTGAATTTTATTCAGCGGTATAATCGGTCCTCAATCAGggacttcaaaaaaaaaaaaaatttagaaaatgcttAAATGGACATCATGGACGTCTAGAGCTCACGTGGCCATATTAGGGCGTCTTATACGCCTGCATTTTGATTTGTTTGAATTATGAAACACCCCTGAATTTTTGTAAAAACTTTAGTatgttatttctttcttttttttttttt is a window encoding:
- the LOC110636477 gene encoding golgin candidate 4 isoform X4, whose translation is MLHLILFCHAVILCTYHCGKTSYLLYRKQGSGDQSPKRLHKSTSQVKNHYVGNQTENGVFSKQDGVGNGITHTDEVNAIYSNTELKSSSSQVKQKELADLLEKNRSLTAMQATFELQIKQLRLELEKEHDKLANVYIELQEEQKLNKSFQEELRMLKGNESKTNMEMSKMHSELNEKISEIRRLQMELSRKEDEDSDDAVKDLRRVIATLEKENTNLKIAKNELEAAMEMSRKGSPQKTFPDGKVGSSGNFLSREEMELLLQKLEKDLNDMRRERDKAVQELTRLKQHLLEKESEESEKMDEDFKIIEELRENNEYQKAQILHLEKALKQAIAKQEEVGMINNNEIQKSKEVIEDLNKKLSNCISTIDSQNVELLNLQTALGQYFAEIEAKEHLERNLALAREETAKFSELLKDAEQGTEALKREKEEILAKLSHTERTLAETKSRVTKLEEDSGKLRRALEQSMTRLNRMSMDSDYLVDRRIVIKLLVTYFQRNHSKEVLDLMVRMLGFSDEDKQRIGVAQQGGRGVVRGVLGLPGRLVGGILGGSSADARANAASENQSFADSWVDFLLKESEDREKRESAEDTSRPNEDSQGVSPMPGVDLPPPTAATVSGVSRPKFSPHQNYSPRPIQGNLRAFEPSDSEFSTVPLTSSDSTSRISRLLKQ
- the LOC110636477 gene encoding golgin candidate 4 isoform X3, translating into MGLGCNLADEEGCNMADYEEEEAAAASWTTKMGSGDQSPKRLHKSTSQVKNHYVGNQTENGVFSKQDGVGNGITHTDEVNAIYSNTELKSSSSQVKQKELADLLEKNRSLTAMQATFELQIKQLRLELEKEHDKLANVYIELQEEQKLNKSFQEELRMLKGNESKTNMEMSKMHSELNEKISEIRRLQMELSRKEDEDSDDAVKDLRRVIATLEKENTNLKIAKNELEAAMEMSRKGSPQKTFPDGKVGSSGNFLSREEMELLLQKLEKDLNDMRRERDKAVQELTRLKQHLLEKESEESEKMDEDFKIIEELRENNEYQKAQILHLEKALKQAIAKQEEVGMINNNEIQKSKEVIEDLNKKLSNCISTIDSQNVELLNLQTALGQYFAEIEAKEHLERNLALAREETAKFSELLKDAEQGTEALKREKEEILAKLSHTERTLAETKSRVTKLEEDSGKLRRALEQSMTRLNRMSMDSDYLVDRRIVIKLLVTYFQRNHSKEVLDLMVRMLGFSDEDKQRIGVAQQGGRGVVRGVLGLPGRLVGGILGGSSADARANAASENQSFADSWVDFLLKESEDREKRESAEDTSRPNEDSQGVSPMPGVDLPPPTAATVSGVSRPKFSPHQNYSPRPIQGNLRAFEPSDSEFSTVPLTSSDSTSRISRLLKQ